From a single Phacochoerus africanus isolate WHEZ1 chromosome 11, ROS_Pafr_v1, whole genome shotgun sequence genomic region:
- the AKIP1 gene encoding A-kinase-interacting protein 1 isoform X2 has protein sequence MESCLVAAALNGVDRRSLQRSARLAREVLERARRRAVDWRSVELPKGSVGVISRELPCRETGLAAGPQRLLPGEREERLPTLSASFRTMAEFMDYTSSQCGKYCSSLPEEGGSAHAYRYHRGGRPHVQELLLDCITDGSATQHDSAQRRRPSRLGEVSAMKQESVQKRRLMLPQDLQS, from the exons ATGGAGAGCTGTCTGGTGGCCGCGGCGCTGAACGGGGTGGACCGACGCTCCCTGCAGCGCTCGGCTAGGCTGGCCCGGGAAGTGCTGGAGCGAGCCAGAAGGAGGGCCGTGGACTGGCGTTCGGTGGAGCTTCCCAAAGGCAGCGTGGGGGTTATTTCGCGGGAGCTGCCCTGCCGGGAAACAGGGCTGGCAGCCGGCCCCCAGCGCCTTCTGCCGGGAGAG agagaagaaagactCCCCACCCTCAGTGCTTCCTTCAGAACAATGGCAGAATTCATGGACTATACCTCAAGTCAGTGTGGG AAATACTGTTCATCGCTGCCCGAAGAAGGAGGGTCAGCTCACGCCTATCGTTACCACAGAG GCGGGAGGCCCCACGTCCAGGAGCTCCTGCTGGACTGTATTACGGATGGCAGCGCCACTCAGCATGACAGTGCTCAGAGGAGACGCCCCTCCAGGCTTGGAGAAGTTAGCGCAATGAAACAGGAGTCTGTCCAGAAGAGAAGACTGATGCTGCCACAGGATCTTCAGTCCTAG
- the AKIP1 gene encoding A-kinase-interacting protein 1 isoform X3: protein MESCLVAAALNGVDRRSLQRSARLAREVLERARRRAVDWRSVELPKGSVGVISRELPCRETGLAAGPQRLLPGEREERLPTLSASFRTMAEFMDYTSSQCGRNPASLGVRGSCQASECVLGVSRPAEPVSKDLYIEVYPGTYSVTVGADDLTRKTHVVAVDSGQSVDLVFPV, encoded by the exons ATGGAGAGCTGTCTGGTGGCCGCGGCGCTGAACGGGGTGGACCGACGCTCCCTGCAGCGCTCGGCTAGGCTGGCCCGGGAAGTGCTGGAGCGAGCCAGAAGGAGGGCCGTGGACTGGCGTTCGGTGGAGCTTCCCAAAGGCAGCGTGGGGGTTATTTCGCGGGAGCTGCCCTGCCGGGAAACAGGGCTGGCAGCCGGCCCCCAGCGCCTTCTGCCGGGAGAG agagaagaaagactCCCCACCCTCAGTGCTTCCTTCAGAACAATGGCAGAATTCATGGACTATACCTCAAGTCAGTGTGGG AGAAACCCCGCCTCCCTTGGTGTCAGAGGCAGCTGTCAGGCATCGGAGTGTGTTCTGGGGGTGTCCCGGCCG GCCGAGCCTGTCTCTAAGGACCTCTACATAGAAGTGTACCCAGGGACCTATTCCGTCACTGTGGGCGCAGACGACCTGACCAGGAAGACCCACGTGGTAGCGGTCGATTCGGGACAAAGTGTGGACTTGGTCTTCCCTGTGTGA
- the AKIP1 gene encoding A-kinase-interacting protein 1 isoform X1 gives MESCLVAAALNGVDRRSLQRSARLAREVLERARRRAVDWRSVELPKGSVGVISRELPCRETGLAAGPQRLLPGEREERLPTLSASFRTMAEFMDYTSSQCGKYCSSLPEEGGSAHAYRYHRGRSELRLGPDPGSGQRNPASLGVRGSCQASECVLGVSRPAEPVSKDLYIEVYPGTYSVTVGADDLTRKTHVVAVDSGQSVDLVFPV, from the exons ATGGAGAGCTGTCTGGTGGCCGCGGCGCTGAACGGGGTGGACCGACGCTCCCTGCAGCGCTCGGCTAGGCTGGCCCGGGAAGTGCTGGAGCGAGCCAGAAGGAGGGCCGTGGACTGGCGTTCGGTGGAGCTTCCCAAAGGCAGCGTGGGGGTTATTTCGCGGGAGCTGCCCTGCCGGGAAACAGGGCTGGCAGCCGGCCCCCAGCGCCTTCTGCCGGGAGAG agagaagaaagactCCCCACCCTCAGTGCTTCCTTCAGAACAATGGCAGAATTCATGGACTATACCTCAAGTCAGTGTGGG AAATACTGTTCATCGCTGCCCGAAGAAGGAGGGTCAGCTCACGCCTATCGTTACCACAGAGGCAGGTCGGAGCTGCGCCTGGGCCCGGACCCCGGGAGTGGCCAG AGAAACCCCGCCTCCCTTGGTGTCAGAGGCAGCTGTCAGGCATCGGAGTGTGTTCTGGGGGTGTCCCGGCCG GCCGAGCCTGTCTCTAAGGACCTCTACATAGAAGTGTACCCAGGGACCTATTCCGTCACTGTGGGCGCAGACGACCTGACCAGGAAGACCCACGTGGTAGCGGTCGATTCGGGACAAAGTGTGGACTTGGTCTTCCCTGTGTGA